From the genome of Streptacidiphilus rugosus AM-16, one region includes:
- a CDS encoding hydrogenase maturation protease: protein MTRHGFSGHAPGRAPRRASGRTLVAGLGNIFLGDDGFGVEAARRLTARRLPPGVEVVDIGVRGVHLAYQLLEGYDTVVLLDATAQGGLPGTVYLIDQADAVVPESVVIDGHRMTPDAVLALLGTLSAGTGAARPRRVVVVGCEPATVEEGIGLSAPVTASLDEAVDVVLRLLAPDPATVTPG from the coding sequence ATGACCCGGCACGGGTTCTCCGGACACGCTCCGGGGCGGGCTCCGAGGCGGGCTTCGGGGCGCACGCTCGTCGCCGGGCTCGGCAACATCTTCCTCGGCGACGACGGCTTCGGCGTCGAGGCGGCCCGGCGGCTCACCGCCCGGCGGCTGCCGCCCGGCGTGGAGGTCGTGGACATCGGTGTGCGCGGAGTCCACCTCGCCTACCAACTCCTGGAGGGCTACGACACGGTGGTGCTGCTCGACGCCACCGCCCAGGGCGGACTCCCCGGCACGGTCTACCTGATCGACCAGGCCGACGCCGTGGTCCCCGAATCGGTCGTCATCGACGGGCACCGGATGACGCCCGACGCGGTGCTCGCACTGCTCGGCACACTCAGCGCCGGAACCGGCGCGGCCCGGCCGCGCCGCGTCGTGGTCGTCGGCTGCGAACCGGCCACGGTGGAGGAGGGGATCGGGCTCAGCGCCCCGGTGACGGCCTCCCTCGACGAGGCCGTCGACGTCGTGCTGCGCCTGCTCGCCCCGGATCCCGCCACGGTGACCCCCGGCTGA
- a CDS encoding DUF6084 family protein, giving the protein MSGGLDFACVGVRAEPYAVGPTLVFRIRITADGEDRRVHAIALRCQLRVEPARRRYDDAEAEALGDLFGGRERWGRSLNPMQFAQVSMVVPGFDGSTEVDLPVPCSYDTDIAATRYFEALADGEVPLLLLFSGTAFRGPGGFQVEPVPWHKEAVCRMPVAVWREMIDQHFPGCGWLRLPRDVLDALRGYRSRHGLPSWEATVEQLLAHADAADAVPAARLLTTEGSPT; this is encoded by the coding sequence GTGAGCGGCGGCCTGGACTTCGCCTGCGTCGGCGTCCGCGCCGAGCCCTACGCCGTCGGACCCACCCTGGTGTTCCGGATCAGGATCACCGCCGACGGCGAGGACCGCCGGGTCCACGCGATCGCGCTGCGCTGCCAGTTGCGCGTCGAGCCGGCCCGGCGCCGCTACGACGACGCGGAGGCCGAGGCACTCGGGGACCTGTTCGGCGGGCGCGAGCGGTGGGGCCGCAGCCTCAACCCGATGCAGTTCGCCCAGGTCTCGATGGTGGTCCCCGGGTTCGACGGCAGCACCGAGGTCGACCTGCCGGTGCCGTGCAGCTACGACACCGACATCGCCGCGACCCGCTACTTCGAGGCCCTCGCCGACGGCGAGGTGCCGTTGCTGCTGCTCTTCTCCGGCACCGCCTTCCGCGGGCCCGGCGGCTTCCAGGTCGAGCCCGTGCCCTGGCACAAGGAGGCGGTCTGCCGCATGCCGGTGGCCGTCTGGCGGGAGATGATCGACCAGCACTTCCCCGGCTGCGGCTGGCTGCGGCTGCCCCGCGACGTGCTGGACGCCCTGCGCGGCTACCGCTCCCGGCACGGCCTGCCGTCCTGGGAGGCCACCGTCGAACAGTTGCTCGCGCACGCGGACGCGGCGGACGCCGTGCCGGCCGCACGCCTGCTGACCACCGAGGGGAGTCCCACGTGA
- a CDS encoding DUF5947 family protein — translation MSAGLPPAPATARGGLRRFTAPRPPAVERCEMCATPVAPEHRHLVDVERRALACACPPCAALFDREGAGGVRYRAVPRRYLHDPARPLDEDAWALLRIPIGVAFLLRNSALDQVVACFPGPAGVTESEIEPAVWDRFTAATPLAAELLPDVEVLLVRRTEGHRDCHLVPVDAAYELVGRMRVFWQGFDGGAEAHAELDAFFAEVARQSRALRHDAEAER, via the coding sequence ATGAGCGCGGGCCTCCCGCCGGCTCCCGCCACCGCTCGCGGCGGGCTGCGGCGCTTCACCGCGCCGCGCCCGCCCGCCGTCGAGCGGTGCGAGATGTGCGCGACACCGGTCGCCCCCGAGCACCGGCACCTGGTCGACGTCGAACGCCGGGCGCTGGCCTGCGCCTGCCCGCCCTGCGCGGCCCTGTTCGACCGCGAGGGCGCGGGCGGCGTCCGCTACCGCGCCGTGCCGCGCCGCTACCTCCACGACCCAGCCCGCCCCCTGGACGAGGACGCCTGGGCGCTGCTGCGGATCCCCATCGGCGTCGCGTTCCTGCTGCGCAACTCGGCCCTCGATCAGGTCGTCGCCTGCTTCCCCGGCCCCGCGGGGGTGACCGAGAGCGAGATCGAACCTGCCGTCTGGGACCGGTTCACCGCCGCGACCCCGCTCGCCGCCGAGCTGCTCCCCGACGTCGAGGTGCTGCTGGTGCGCCGGACCGAGGGACACCGCGACTGCCATCTCGTCCCCGTCGACGCCGCCTACGAACTCGTCGGCCGGATGCGCGTGTTCTGGCAGGGCTTCGACGGCGGCGCCGAGGCGCACGCCGAACTCGACGCCTTCTTCGCCGAGGTGGCCCGGCAGTCCCGCGCGCTGCGCCACGACGCGGAGGCCGAGCGGTGA
- a CDS encoding nickel-dependent hydrogenase large subunit: MAADGLLEMSWDPITRIVGSLGIHTKIDFKQKRVAECYSTSSVFRGYSVFMRGKDPRDAHFITSRICGICGDNHATCSVYAQNMAYGVKPPHLGEWLINLGESAEYMFDHNIFQENLVGVDYCEKMVRETNPGVLELAERTEAPHAGDHGYRTIADIMRSLNPLEGEFYREALQVSRYTREMFCLMEGRHVHPSTLYPGGVGTVASVQLMTDYMSRLMRYVEFMKRVVPLHDDLFDFFYEALPGYEEVGRRRVLLGCWGALNDPEYCDFTYRNMTDWGRRMFVTPGVVVDGKLVTNDLTQINLGIRILLGSSYYQDWEGQEQFVTHDPLGNPVDPRHPWNQHTIPAPQKRNFDDKYSWVMSPRWFDGTDHLALDTGGGPIARLWSTALSGLVDIGYVKATGHSVVINLPKTLTKPETTFEWKIPQWSNALERNRARTYFQAYAAGVALHSAEKALAEIRAGRTQTWEKFEVPDESIGCGFTEAVRGVLSHHMVIRDGKIANYHPYPPTPWNASVRDSYGTPGPYEDAVQNTPIFEENPPDNFKGIDIMRAVRSFDPCLPCGVHMYVGNGKTVEKMHVPTGLSGLAG, from the coding sequence ATGGCGGCAGACGGACTGCTGGAGATGTCCTGGGATCCGATCACCCGGATCGTCGGAAGTCTGGGCATTCACACGAAGATCGACTTCAAGCAGAAGCGGGTCGCCGAGTGCTACAGCACCTCGTCCGTCTTCCGCGGCTACAGCGTGTTCATGCGCGGCAAGGACCCGCGTGACGCGCACTTCATCACCAGCCGCATCTGCGGTATCTGCGGCGACAACCACGCCACCTGTTCGGTGTACGCGCAGAACATGGCGTACGGCGTGAAGCCGCCGCACCTGGGGGAGTGGCTGATCAACCTCGGCGAGTCGGCCGAGTACATGTTCGACCACAACATCTTCCAGGAGAACCTGGTCGGGGTGGACTACTGCGAGAAGATGGTCCGCGAGACCAACCCCGGCGTGCTGGAGCTGGCCGAGCGCACGGAGGCCCCGCACGCCGGCGACCACGGCTACCGCACCATCGCCGACATCATGCGCTCGCTCAACCCGCTGGAGGGCGAGTTCTACCGCGAGGCGCTCCAGGTCTCCCGCTACACCCGGGAGATGTTCTGCCTGATGGAGGGGCGCCACGTGCACCCCTCCACCCTCTACCCCGGCGGCGTCGGCACGGTGGCCTCGGTCCAGCTGATGACCGACTACATGAGCCGGCTGATGCGCTACGTGGAGTTCATGAAGCGCGTCGTGCCGCTCCACGACGACCTCTTCGACTTCTTCTACGAGGCGCTGCCCGGCTACGAGGAGGTCGGCCGCCGCCGCGTGCTGCTCGGCTGCTGGGGCGCGCTCAACGACCCCGAGTACTGCGACTTCACCTACCGCAACATGACCGACTGGGGCCGGCGGATGTTCGTCACCCCCGGCGTGGTGGTCGACGGCAAGCTGGTCACCAACGACCTGACGCAGATCAACCTCGGCATCAGGATCCTGCTGGGCAGCTCCTACTACCAGGACTGGGAGGGGCAGGAGCAGTTCGTCACCCACGACCCCCTCGGCAACCCGGTCGACCCGCGTCACCCGTGGAACCAGCACACCATCCCGGCCCCGCAGAAGCGGAACTTCGACGACAAGTACAGCTGGGTCATGTCCCCGCGCTGGTTCGACGGCACCGACCACCTCGCGCTCGACACCGGCGGCGGCCCCATCGCCCGCCTGTGGTCCACCGCGCTGTCGGGCCTGGTCGACATCGGCTACGTCAAGGCCACCGGCCACAGCGTGGTCATCAACCTGCCCAAGACGCTCACCAAGCCGGAGACCACCTTCGAGTGGAAGATCCCGCAGTGGAGCAACGCGCTGGAACGCAACCGGGCCCGCACCTACTTCCAGGCCTACGCCGCCGGCGTGGCGCTGCACAGCGCCGAGAAGGCGCTCGCGGAGATCCGCGCCGGACGCACCCAGACCTGGGAGAAGTTCGAGGTGCCTGACGAGTCAATCGGCTGCGGCTTCACCGAGGCCGTCCGCGGCGTGCTCTCGCACCACATGGTGATCCGCGACGGCAAGATCGCCAACTACCACCCCTACCCGCCGACGCCGTGGAACGCCTCCGTGCGCGACAGCTACGGCACGCCCGGACCCTACGAGGACGCGGTGCAGAACACCCCGATCTTCGAGGAGAACCCGCCGGACAACTTCAAGGGCATCGACATCATGCGCGCGGTCCGCAGCTTCGACCCGTGCCTGCCCTGCGGCGTGCACATGTACGTGGGCAACGGGAAGACCGTGGAGAAGATGCACGTCCCGACCGGCCTGAGCGGCCTGGCCGGATGA
- a CDS encoding NADH-quinone oxidoreductase subunit B family protein yields the protein MSDAQTSTATAGPGAEDEAPIHILWINAGLSCDGDSVSLTAATQPSIEEIALSALPGLPKIAVHWPLIDFECGPVQGADTFIEWFFKADRGELEPFVLVVEGSIPNEAIKPEGYWCGFGDDPATGQPITTSEWLDRLAPKALAVVAIGTCATYGGIHAMEGNPTGAMGVPDYLGWNWTSKAGIPIVCVPGCPIQPDNFAETLTYLLYQATGAAPMIPLDDKLRPTWLFGATVHEGCDRAGYYEQGDFATTYDSPKCLVKLGCWGPVVHCNVPKRGWMDGVGGCPNVGGICIACTMPGFPDKFMPFMDEPPGGKISSTASGIYGAAIRRLRAVTMKTVDQEPKWRHRGDQLTTGYRKPW from the coding sequence ATGTCGGATGCGCAGACTTCCACCGCCACGGCGGGCCCGGGGGCCGAGGACGAGGCCCCGATCCACATCCTCTGGATCAACGCCGGACTCAGTTGTGACGGGGACTCCGTCTCGCTGACCGCGGCCACCCAGCCGAGCATCGAGGAGATCGCGCTCAGCGCGCTGCCAGGACTGCCGAAGATCGCGGTCCACTGGCCTCTGATCGACTTCGAGTGCGGCCCGGTCCAGGGCGCGGACACGTTCATCGAGTGGTTCTTCAAGGCGGACCGCGGCGAACTGGAACCGTTCGTGCTGGTGGTCGAGGGTTCCATCCCCAACGAGGCGATCAAGCCCGAGGGCTACTGGTGCGGCTTCGGCGACGACCCGGCCACCGGACAGCCGATCACCACCAGCGAGTGGCTGGACCGGCTGGCGCCCAAGGCGCTGGCGGTCGTGGCCATCGGCACCTGCGCCACCTACGGCGGCATCCACGCCATGGAGGGCAACCCCACCGGAGCCATGGGCGTTCCCGACTACCTGGGCTGGAACTGGACGTCCAAGGCGGGGATCCCGATCGTCTGCGTCCCCGGCTGCCCGATCCAGCCGGACAACTTCGCCGAGACCCTGACCTACCTGCTCTACCAGGCCACCGGGGCGGCCCCGATGATCCCGCTGGACGACAAGCTCCGGCCCACCTGGCTGTTCGGCGCGACTGTCCACGAGGGCTGCGACCGGGCCGGGTACTACGAGCAGGGCGACTTCGCCACCACCTACGACTCGCCCAAGTGCCTGGTGAAGCTGGGCTGCTGGGGTCCGGTCGTGCACTGCAACGTGCCCAAGCGCGGCTGGATGGACGGCGTCGGCGGCTGCCCGAACGTCGGCGGCATCTGCATCGCCTGCACCATGCCGGGCTTCCCGGACAAGTTCATGCCGTTCATGGACGAGCCTCCCGGCGGCAAGATCTCCTCGACCGCCAGCGGCATCTACGGCGCGGCCATCCGCAGACTGCGCGCCGTGACCATGAAGACGGTCGACCAGGAGCCCAAGTGGCGTCACCGGGGCGACCAACTGACCACCGGTTACCGCAAGCCCTGGTAG
- a CDS encoding hydrogenase maturation protein produces the protein MEILLLASGFNSLTQRVFAALRDQAHAVAVELSAGDAALRAALVRLKPDLVIAPMLKSAIPEDVWSSVTCLVVHPGPLGDRGPSSLDRAVQEGRAEWGVTVLQAEAEMDAGPVWATVPCALPPRGKSDLYRGEVADAAVTAVLQAVERFASGAFTPLSQREPEVRERVSTRPLLRQEERRIDWSRDTTAEVLRRLRAADSQPGVLDEIDGVEWFLHGGHEEDRLRGVPGELLATRAGAVCRATVDGAVWIPQLRARRRPGGPPGFALPASLALAVAGRGRHGGLPPLPESPVELELSPDRRTWSDIRYQEVGPVGLLWFAFPGGAMSTHHCRRLLDAYREACRRPTSVLVLGSARDFFSNGIHLNVIESAPDPAAESWANINAVDDVVEAVLRTTDRLVVAALGGNAAAGGVMLAQAADEVWCRRGVVLNPHYRLMGLYGSEYWTYSLPARVGAAEAERMMAAALPVGAGRGLDLGLVDRIVDCPPEDFAGSVIRSAQRLAAGSGVQAQTARKKADLERREAEKPLHAYREEELRRMHAVFFDPEHPYHALRRAFVGKERLAETPEHLRAYHRSAASPSP, from the coding sequence GTGGAGATCCTGCTGCTGGCATCCGGATTCAACAGCCTCACCCAGCGCGTGTTCGCGGCCCTGCGGGACCAGGCGCACGCCGTGGCCGTGGAGCTGTCGGCGGGTGACGCCGCCCTGCGGGCGGCCCTGGTCCGGCTGAAACCGGATCTCGTGATCGCGCCCATGCTGAAGTCCGCGATTCCCGAGGATGTCTGGTCCTCCGTCACCTGCCTCGTCGTCCATCCCGGGCCGCTCGGCGACCGGGGGCCCTCCTCGCTCGACCGGGCCGTGCAGGAGGGGCGCGCCGAGTGGGGCGTCACCGTGCTGCAGGCCGAGGCCGAGATGGACGCCGGGCCGGTCTGGGCGACCGTCCCCTGCGCGCTGCCGCCGCGCGGCAAGAGCGACCTGTACCGGGGCGAGGTGGCCGACGCCGCGGTGACGGCCGTGCTGCAGGCCGTCGAGCGTTTCGCCTCCGGCGCCTTCACCCCGCTGTCGCAGCGCGAGCCGGAGGTGCGGGAGCGGGTGTCGACGCGTCCGCTGCTGCGGCAGGAGGAACGCCGCATCGACTGGAGCCGGGACACGACAGCGGAGGTCCTGCGGCGGCTGCGGGCGGCCGACTCGCAGCCCGGCGTGCTCGACGAGATCGACGGCGTGGAGTGGTTCCTGCACGGCGGTCACGAGGAGGACCGGCTGCGCGGGGTGCCCGGCGAGCTCCTGGCGACCCGGGCCGGCGCGGTCTGCCGGGCGACCGTGGACGGCGCGGTGTGGATCCCGCAGCTGCGCGCCCGGCGCCGTCCCGGCGGGCCGCCCGGCTTCGCCCTGCCGGCCTCGCTGGCGCTGGCCGTCGCGGGCCGGGGGCGGCACGGGGGGCTCCCGCCGCTGCCCGAGTCGCCCGTCGAGCTGGAGCTCTCCCCGGACCGGCGGACCTGGTCGGACATCCGCTACCAGGAGGTGGGTCCGGTCGGGCTGCTCTGGTTCGCCTTTCCCGGCGGCGCCATGAGCACCCATCACTGCCGCCGGCTGCTGGACGCCTACCGGGAGGCGTGCCGCCGTCCCACCTCCGTCCTGGTGCTGGGCAGCGCGCGGGACTTCTTCAGCAACGGCATCCATCTGAACGTCATCGAGTCGGCCCCCGACCCGGCGGCGGAGTCCTGGGCGAACATCAACGCCGTCGACGACGTCGTCGAGGCCGTGCTCAGGACCACCGACCGGCTGGTGGTCGCGGCCCTCGGCGGCAACGCGGCCGCGGGCGGGGTGATGCTGGCGCAGGCCGCCGACGAGGTCTGGTGCCGCCGCGGGGTGGTGCTGAACCCGCACTACCGCCTGATGGGTCTGTACGGCTCCGAGTACTGGACCTACTCGCTGCCCGCCCGGGTGGGCGCGGCGGAGGCCGAACGGATGATGGCGGCCGCCCTGCCGGTCGGCGCCGGGCGCGGCCTGGACCTCGGACTGGTGGACCGCATCGTCGACTGCCCGCCGGAGGACTTCGCCGGATCCGTCATCCGGTCGGCCCAGCGGCTGGCCGCAGGCTCCGGCGTGCAGGCGCAGACGGCCAGGAAGAAGGCCGATCTGGAGCGCCGAGAGGCGGAGAAGCCGCTGCACGCCTACCGCGAGGAGGAGCTGCGCCGCATGCACGCCGTCTTCTTCGACCCGGAGCACCCGTACCACGCCCTGCGCCGGGCGTTCGTGGGCAAGGAAAGGCTCGCGGAGACCCCGGAGCACCTGCGGGCGTACCACCGGTCGGCGGCGTCCCCCTCACCCTGA
- a CDS encoding cupredoxin domain-containing protein, translating into MMIRRRFRPAAVLTAALLAVTVGGCSSSGHTGNAVGAPASTPAAPGATASGQTQIVIANFAFQPVGLTVSPGERITVVNHDSTAHTVTASSGHAFDTGQVAPGASATFTAPTTPGAYPYICTIHPFMHGTLTVR; encoded by the coding sequence ATGATGATCCGTAGGCGATTCCGCCCGGCGGCGGTGCTGACCGCAGCCCTGCTGGCCGTGACCGTGGGCGGGTGCTCCAGCAGCGGGCACACCGGGAACGCGGTCGGCGCGCCCGCGTCCACCCCGGCCGCGCCCGGCGCGACGGCGTCCGGGCAGACGCAGATCGTGATCGCGAACTTCGCCTTCCAGCCGGTCGGGCTCACCGTGTCGCCCGGCGAGCGGATCACCGTCGTCAACCACGACTCGACGGCGCACACCGTCACAGCGAGCAGCGGCCACGCCTTCGACACCGGCCAGGTCGCCCCCGGGGCGAGCGCCACGTTCACCGCCCCCACCACCCCGGGCGCCTACCCCTACATCTGCACGATCCACCCGTTCATGCACGGCACCCTGACCGTCCGCTGA
- a CDS encoding lipopolysaccharide assembly protein LapA domain-containing protein: MEPTTRPQDAPPQDHRRHVRRTRVSAAWVTSIVAAVVLILLLIFIAQNSQRVSVSFLGAHGHLPLGVALLLAAACGVLFVAIPGTARIVQLRRAARKAAAPVAPAPGSELTPEPVRPPAEPDLGKDPSDDTTG; the protein is encoded by the coding sequence ATGGAACCCACCACACGCCCCCAGGACGCACCCCCGCAGGACCACCGTCGGCACGTGCGGCGCACCCGGGTCAGCGCGGCCTGGGTCACCAGCATCGTCGCCGCCGTGGTGCTGATCCTGCTGCTGATCTTCATCGCGCAGAACAGCCAGCGCGTGAGCGTGTCCTTCCTCGGCGCGCACGGCCATCTCCCGCTCGGCGTCGCGCTGCTGCTTGCCGCGGCCTGCGGCGTCCTCTTCGTCGCGATCCCCGGCACCGCGCGCATCGTCCAACTGCGCCGGGCCGCCCGCAAAGCAGCAGCCCCGGTCGCGCCCGCGCCCGGATCCGAGCTCACCCCCGAGCCGGTCCGGCCCCCGGCGGAACCCGACCTCGGCAAGGACCCCTCGGACGACACGACCGGCTGA